A window of Solanum stenotomum isolate F172 chromosome 9, ASM1918654v1, whole genome shotgun sequence genomic DNA:
ACACCCAACTTTTGTTTTGGGTGGTCTTAGTTGCActttacactttttttttcttgaaattctacTAATTTGTAGAGCATTGACCTGTCAAATGGAGAACAGTAAGATTGTATTGGTAGACAAAAAATATTGCAATTCTGCAGCATAAGTTGCCTTTTTGATTTGATAATACTTGCACACTAAGAAAGTAGAAAGAAAGTCAGAAAACTATGTggttaagaaaaaaatcattatacGTATAAtgattaaacaaagaaaaaattattgttaagTGGCTGAGAAAGTCAGAAAACTAAGTGGTTAAGAAGAAAATCACTATTCTTATAAtgattaaacaaagaaaaaattattgttaagTGGCTGCTTTTATTGTTTCTAAAAAGCATAACAATAAGTCATGGGTTCGAGTTGAAGCCCACAAGATTATTGATTTTTCATGGTCTAAatcaaatgataaaatattagattacggtcaaaaatttaataaatgtaAGATTACAATTGATGTGATCTGAAGGGGAGTCTATAGTAACGGTAAAAGTATTTTCGTGTGACCGATAAGTCACATGTTGAATCGTGAAAGTAATcactaatgtttttttttatgttagatTGTATAAATCACATCCCTTAAGGTGCGGCCCTTCTCCTAACCTTGTGTAAATACGAAATATTTTATGCACTGCATTATTTAAGATTATCACATACTAGTATTTTGTCAGTTACAAGGGCTATATTTGTACtactttaaaattttgaacagAACTTAAATAACAACCAAAAAAGGGTACATTTTAGCAACAAAATCCCACATTACTACTGGGCCAGTCACACTTGGGCCAACTTGCAAAGCCCAAAACATCTGCTTCCCCTCATACAATATGATGTTGTATATATACAGTAAACAAAGTTTAATATATACTTGACTTATACAGTTACGTTATACATAAAATAGAGATACAAAATATTAAGAGGAGAACTTAGAAAGAGTTACACATTGAAAGTGAACGTTGTGATAtttcaaggtgccaaaatttATGGGATATGAGATTTTATTTTACCAAAGTTGGGGAATTTCTTATCTAAAATCTATATCTGGTAACTATAATTAGAATGTTTGTTAAGTAATTTGAtttgaacttttaaaatttaaactgtATCACTCATTCAAGTGAATACATGAAGAAAtggaaagaaaaatttaaaaatagcaTTGACATCAAAATTAGTACCATATGCTCTTTTTAACTCGAATGCTCTAGAAAAAAATGTTTCGATATAACTCTTCAAAATTTGGTATGACGAAAAGAAATCAAAGTTAACATCACGTGATCCTTTTTTGTTTGAAGGCTTTAGCTAGAAATATTTCACTATAACtctttgaaatttgattttgatgaaaagAAGATCGACATTAATAACATATGACTCCTCTAGCTAGAAATGGTTCGATATAAgcattcaaaatttaatttgacgaaaagaagaaaaaaagttattatcaCATGCTCCTTTTAATTTGAAGGCTTTAactaaactctttaaaactAGATTTTGACGCAAAGAAAACGAAGATGatatcatataatttttaaaattcgagACCTCTAACACGAAATGATTCAACACAACCTTATACAATTTgaataagaaaaataacattacaaatattttatttttcaaatttcatacttgtaaaaatataaatcacagtgaacaacaaaaatcaatttaatatcTTAATTCCatcaatcaaatcaaataattgaaaatctCATAGTACTATTTATTTTCCTTCCAAGACAAGCTTAAAAGACAGACACGATCATTGGATCGTACACCAAAAATCCTGTGATTCCCATTTTACCCATTGATACCACAAGAAGCAAAACTCATATAACCCGTTAAATTTTAATGTCAAATCCGTAATTACACTCAACTTCAGCCCTTGTTacccaaatttaatttttctttttctcttttttggcTACATAAACAGAGCagaatcaaaaagaaaaagaaactgcACTAGCTATGGCGGAAGTAGAAGAAAACCCAAAAGTGATCAACGAAGAAGacgaagacgaagaagaagagaaaattattcAACATTACTCTTCATATCATCAAATACTCTTAGTGGGTGATggagatttttctttttctctctgtTTAGCTCAGGTTTTTGGTTCTGCTTCGAACATTGTTGCTTCGTCTTTACAATCATATGGTAACCGTTTTTACTGTATTTCCATTCTGGGTTGTGTTTATTTTGCTTAATCTATGATGGGGTTTTCGCGgagtttaatttttttgcccttttttgttgttgtgtgtAGATGACGTGATCAAAATGTACAAGAATGGGAAATCGAACTTGGAAAAGTTGAAATCTTTGGGAGGAACTGTGTTGCACGGTGTGGATGCAACTAAAATACAGCTTCATTTTGATCTTAGTAACCGGAAGTTTGATCGGATTATCTATAATTTTCCTCATGCAGGGTTTCATGGCAGTGAGGATAGTACTCATCTTATACAGTAAGGTTCCCTCTTTTTGTGTTATGCTCTTTAAATTCtgcttgtatgatgtatgcagTGTCATCACACAAATGGGGTTTATGTATGTAGTTTTTGTGCGAGGGTTTATTGGAAATAGACTCGATAACTTCTCAAGttaggggtaaggtttgtgtaTACACTACTCTGttcagaccccacttgtgggattgcattgggtttgttgttgttgtagggagaaaaggcccaaaatagtcACTCATCTTTGGattaagactcaaagtcattCTTGAGTTTTTACATGGAGCAttaatagtccctcatgtttgcaatattggtgcgCTTTTGGtcctccttcaaaattttgcctattttttaacattgattttattcaCAAAAAGGATGTTTAACATGGGGAATGAGTTCGGATGTACCCCTTACACCCCTCTAGTTTCACGTCCTGGATGTATGCAACATTTTCCCGTGGGATTGTTGAAATGAAATAtacattttcaaattattttcatgttagAGGAAGGTAGCATGTACAAGAGTAGAAGGTGGAGTTTGTTGCCTAGCGATCAATAAAGTGGATGAAAACTGTGGGAGACCATGATTCAAACTCTTGAAGAGACAAAAGGCTTAggtattttcttctcatttccCAAGTGTTGGTGGTTAGAATCACCTAACCACACGGTAAAAAAGTCGAGTTGCATTGACATCACCCTTGAAGAAAACGAGTAGAAGGTGGAGGGATAGAGTTGCATTTAGGTTTTAAATTAGTGCCTCTACTCTGCACCCAAACCAAATATACATTTTTGACAGTTTTGTAACAAACAATGAGTGTGGTGTACCATTGTGGATGAGGGTAGGAATGGATGGAGTAGGATGTTTCGGATATCGATGGTGAAGAATCACGGCAATGAGTTAGAGCTTGTCGAGGACTTGTACCCTTAAAAGACAAAGTTGTTTTCTTCAACCCAAGCAAGCAAATATTGTAAAGTGTTTTCATCAACAGAGAGGCCAAACACCTTGTTAGTTGGGACCATCTCTTTATGACCATTCTTTTTTGGCTCATTCAGGCCAATTTTGATCACACTGGGAAGGGAAAAAATTCCGTATGCTGAAAGTATTGGCTTTTATCCTCTAGGCTAGTTTCTtaattgcctttttttttttccactgGATTTTGCATTTTCTCAATGTATTGTGTGTCTTTTTGTCTTTGTGCAGAATGCATCAGAATCTTGTGGGACGTTTTTTTGAGAGTGCCAAGAAAATGTTGCGAGTTGATGGTCAAATTCATGTAACACATAAAACGTGTCTTCCATACGGCCGTTGGGATCTTGTTGGACTTGGATCAGGAAACTCCTTGATGTGTATCGAATGTGCTGATTTCAAGATTGAAAATTACCCTGGTTACAACAATAAAAGAGGAGCTGGTTCAAAATGTGATGAGCCTTTTCATTTGGGTGAGTGCAATACCTTCAAGTTTATACCCAACCCATCTCCTAAGAATGTGCCAAGAACAAAACACAAGAAACGCTTTTTACATGCGCCATCTCAGAATCTACAAAACATTCCCAACTCCATAAGTCCTTCGATTTACTCCTTCCAACAGCCACTAAGTTGGATTGACAGTAGAAATTCTCCAACTTGTGTCATCAATGGCATGAACGGTTTTCCAAGTTATGCATATCAGAACTTTCAAAAAGTTCCCAACTCCATAAGTCCTCCGATATACTCCTACCAACAGCAACAAAGTTGGATTGACAGTAGAAATTCTCCAACTTGTGTCATCAATGGCATGAACGGTTTTCCAAGTTATGCATATCAGAACTTTCAAAAAGTTCCCAACTCCATAAGTCCTCCGATTTACTCATTCCGTCCATCTTATGTGAATGACATGAATGGTTTTCCAAGTCATGTTGGTTTACCTGCAAGGCATGACCCCATAAGTGAACTTTTCAGGATCTTTAAGCCGTATTTCAGTTATATTGAAAAAACATTTGGAAGAGTGGACACTAATGTTGAAGTTTCAGTTCGTCGAGCTCTAGATCATGGTGCTGTGATATTCAGGGACGAGACCGGGAGGCCCCCTGGAGATTACTTGGAAGCTTTGGAAGGGCTTCATTGTTGGAGCCGGTCAAGAATTCAGAAGTTACAACAGAGATTCATCGAAGGCTGATTGAGCAACATGGTATGGGACATTACCTATAAATTATGTGAATAACTAGATATGCTTATGCAAGTAGTAGTTGTTAATTAACTACTCCTTACTTGGGAGTGCCAAAATAAATGTGTCTCTTAATTATGCTGAAAGATCTTAATCACAAATGAATATTCTGAAGAGCTTGTTTGATAAAGGTTGAATTATGTGCAACAAAGCTTGAAATGCTcttgaaatttgatattttactATATATGCTTGATACTAAGTTGCTACTTTTAGGGTCGCTTGGTGTGATGGATAAAGGGAGTTAATTCCGGGATAAATTTTGAGCATCCTTTAATCCTCTGTTTGGTTGCACAtcatgggataacttatcccaagattaataattagttctgggataagttatccctatCTTTGGGTGGAATAGTAAtaccgggataacttatcccggtataAGATAAAATGACAAAAGTGTCCCTTTAAACTCTTTTTATACCTAATTTTTTATATCCATgtaaaatcatatattattttaaatatcatgTATAATAATAGTTATGACCTTCACTGctccttatttttattataataattcttcatattttaaaaaaaaattacactatataaatataattttatttgtgaatttatttgactaattcttatgtttatttatattttaatttaatttccttACTATcgaattacatatttttaattgtatatTCTTTTAGCTActtgaaaatttatattttatatatcaattaaaatgtgAGATAAAACGAAATGCTACGGTACTAAATACAAGCTTCCTGTGCAGTTTTATCTAAAATTAGTTTATATTGGTATTCTTTTTAGCTAGAtcttttgtgtattttttattttttttatcttcttttcatCTCATGTACGCTAATTTCGGGAAGAATTCTATTGTTAGTTCACATAAATTTTGAAGGAAATAGTAACATGAAAGATGATTTAAAAATGAAGATAACTTTAGTATTTTACATTTAAGAATGATACGTGTTTAAATGAAgtaacataaataataaatcattttgtaCTTTAACAAatttagatgaaaattttattcttaaatacaGTTGGTACAATTATGGAaatgcacacacaaaaatatttaagctaaataagacaaaaaaattatttttaagaataaataacTACTgcttgaaaagaaaatatatataaaaaaaactaaataaattaaagggtattttcgtaaacaaacaacttattcttaGAATTTATGTAATGCATATTGTATTGAAAGCAACCAATCAAACGgtcaataagaaataatctcagCATAACTTATCTCATCCTAACTTCTCCCATCATAacttatttcatcataactaatcacatcataacttgtattcaaaacaaacgaccccttagtatTTTGTGTTCTAATACATTCTAATTGTGTAAAGTACTACTTGTGTGTTGTCGAGGgtttatcggaaacaacctctctaccttctcAAAGGTAAGGGTAAGGTGTCCGTACACTCTACGCTCCTCGGACCCACCTATAAAATTACActgagtttgttgttgttgtcgtaCTACTTATTGTGTATTGCCAAGAAAGCTCAAGTGGCCACGGGTCTATGTACTTTAACCAAGATTTGAGTTATACTTAAACAAATACAATATGTTCGATATTTTGCTTATCTATTGTTTGGATGGTCGTTACAGTGCAATACAATACGATACGATATATTATGAAACGATATGTAACAACCATCTAATCAGGCTGTAAATCAACAGTCGAGAATGAATAGTTTAAGATTTTTCATTTTGCTTTGTCAATTGTTATAACCTAATATGTACTTTGTTGATTTATACTATACTTACTGCAATTTTATGTAGTATAGATATTATGTGTTGAATGATTCTTCGTTGTTTAAGATAGTGTCCCTGAGGGGTTTGGTTGAGTGATAAGAGTGCAACAAGTGATGTGTGAGTTAGTTGTACGTCACGAATTTAATAGATGGGTGAGTTTATTATTCATCGAGTTACAAATTATGTGCCACTGACCCTCTGAATGGTGTGGGGGTAAGAGAAGAAACAATTAGCGTGAACTGTCATTTATGATGCTTGGTTTTCTAATTCTcaccttctttatttttaatcaacttatttttaaaaaatatatattttaaccagccaaaaaattgaaaaatattttcaaataaatgttttaccaaaataccaaacacacccataaggccataattatGATTTAAGAGTTACGTTGTGATTTGGTCTTCTATATAGGAGCCCAAGTTGTTTGGGATGTTGGGACCATCCTAGTACATAAACctagtattatttttaaaaaaacaagtagtacaatatataataattgaaCAAGTGGATAttacatatatcatatatcaaagttgaaagtttctataattattatttttctctatatgGTTTATGGAAATATTACTATTGGTTTATAAATCATTAGGTAAGACAACGACTTATGAAGTTTCATATCTTAGTTGATGAAAACGATTTACCTccttaattttaacttattaaaaatcaaattccTCCTTTAATTATGAATATTGACGTTATACTTAGATAAGAGGATATGAAAATCGAAGATTAGTAGATGATCGAGCGTTGTTTAGTTTTTCTTATCAACTTTagtattaatattattgttCTATTATCTTATTCTTCGAATAAAATTTGTACTTGTGGTTTTCTTTGCTTTcgttattgtattatttgttgttgctactattcttttctctattatttttagtatgctTTCTTCACTACTGTATTCTCAAAATAACATCTCTACCTTCACAACATCTCTCCCTTATGTCGAGGATGAGGAGACATTCAATACGATGtacaacattttaatttcatcgATCTTTCCATCTTCTTAGTTTATGGACTCACAGGATATTTGAATTGTTCTTCTTTGGATATGACTTCTACATCGATCTTCGATACTTTCATCTCTGTTTTATGTGTCACGTTACTAAATTTGCACTCGGAATACTCTATTTAGTCCATCATGTTTACCAATAATAACCTTGTTCCAAGTATCCTAACAAATATATCTACTATATAATTTGGATCTTTCACTTATTTTGGTTAGCATATATCTTATCACAAGCCAACAAAGCCTTTTTAGATAGTTCAGTTCATAAGAATCTTCCACAAATAGTCTTAATCACATAAATGATCTTCTTAGGCAACACAAAGATTCCAAACCAAATAGTTTGAATCAAAAAACAATAAACTCTCACGAGTGATGGATTTAGAATTTTTActaaaagatttaaaatataaagaatttgaatttcaaaaagatttcaacatatattatatatacataaaaataattttaatcatgtataaacAGTGTAATTTTCTACTAAAAAAGGTTTGGATGAACTCCTCGACCCTACCTAGCTTCGGACTCTAATTACTAATTTGACCTTttcttttctcaatattttatatCCTAATTGTCTCTAGTGGCAGCAAATTAACAACTCAATTAAGAAGACTTGGGAGTTGATTTAGTTTTTTATATGCGTTGTAGTTTGTGGTATTTATATTACTATGGCTTCTAATTGTTGTTAGtggtattaaaaaaattaagtagtAGTATTCatagtatttttattattactattctTTGAagggataaaataaaataaaatagtaagtAGTActatactatataatatatgaacATGAGGGTAATTTGTATGGCAATTATAATCACCTATATATATAGACTTATATGCAGGctcaatatttataaaaatccTTCATAATCATCTTTTGAGTACCTCAAATTAGCTCAATTTCATAACAACATGAAGGTAATTATTATCAATTCCTTaattacaacttttttttaattcttcttgttttaattttttctaattaatgtttatatatataggaaAAGATTGTGATCGATATCACTCTCAGCACTGATAATCGTTTATCAAAGGCTATGCAAATTGCTGTAAAATGTGCAGGTATTTATACCAATTTTTTCCTTTacgaaaaaaatgatttttatcgTATCAAACCTGCCTTTTATGGGAAATTGATTTGAGGCGTATTCAAGGGAGAGGTGTTGGTTCACGTGTAATCATGTATAATAACATTATATGTATTCACTTAATCTTAAGTATACATGTGTGCACCTgataaatttaatttccaaaTACGTCTTTTTATAATAGTGAAcatgtttttttatgaaattttaaatttgcgTTTGATGCATTTGTAGGGGTACTATCGGTGAATTCAGATAAAGAAAAAGGGCATTTGgtggtaattggaattggtgtcgatttttttaaattgatgaaatgtataaagaaaaaattcaacTGCGCTCGCATTGTGAGCGTAGAAGAAGTGAAACCCGAAAAGAAACCCGACCCAAAACCGCAACCAGTTTGCTATCCAAACCCATGTGTGCAGTATTATCCAGTATGCCGACCCGTTTATGATTCTCCTACTCCAAATTGCACCActatgtaaaaaaaaacaattttaatttattgtatcgtattattaaatatgttattatgTAATAATTAATTTGGTGTGGTGGAATTATGTTGTttctcttttttactttttccttGCTTAtggagtttttatttttatactttaTTGGTGATAGCTGATAATTATGGTGAATGATAGTGATAGTCAattataataatgataatagaTAGTGTGGGAATATATCATAGTGATTGATGACGTTGATTGTTTATAGTATAATTGGTTACAATTGTAGTAATGATTGTAAATGGTAGTCGATAATAGTGATGGTTGTTTGACGTGACTGACAATATGGTGATGGTTGTTTGATGTGACTGACAATATGGTGATGGTTGTAGTTGAGGATGATGGTAATTTATAATGATGAGAAGCGGAATGATTAAGATTATAGCTTAAAAAGTGAATGGATTTAATGAATTACATCAGAATGATTGAAATTTAAACCTCTGTAAGTGTAAGCAAATTAGATTTTCACCTTACAAATCAGATAACAACAACCACAAATTCATAACATACGCAAcgtaatttcataaataaatcttgaCGTAGACGATAAATCTTACCCCTAACTCGTAAAGGTAGATTGACTATTTCGAAGCCTCCCCAACCGGATAACATTTGTTAATTGTTTGTGCTCAAGTTGAATCACTAGATTTTAAAACTGATAAGTACCATTTAAAatcttttacaaatttaaagtgaaattAACTTAACTTATCACTAAATCCCAAACTGAAATATAATTAATCATAGGGTGTATCTCACCTAAAATATAAACtgatatttaaattaaaagccAATTTGTCTAATATctaaataataagtaatatttttctgTTGGCCTGTGGCATCGATAAGAttgtttttctctctctctttattttatcatatttatttaaataggAGTAgacaaatacataaaaatattttctttttaatttagtCCATCTCCCAAGTCTTGCTTTTCTAGATCTTTGACTTAgattgaatatttataaaatttgtatctttttttttcttcctataGATTTTTAAGTGTTGTCTTTAGTAAAgaacatatttctttttataaactTTTGAGTTTCAATTTTCCACATAACATGTTTAAGATTataagattaaaggacatttcAGTATATTCTACgtatttttagtttaagatttctttaatttcttaaactttgtgttaagttaaaatcagacaaataaattgaaacaaagaaaatattatgttactgctttgtttttgttatattttgctcttacaagtttgaattttatttgaatcatgagAATAGTTTCAACTTTCAAAGAATATTgtttaagataaaataatactaCATGGGTTGGTCCAAAATGAATTGCTGGGAAAGTATAAAAATCCAGTCCAGGAAAATGGGATTTTTGTAAGGCCCAAATAATATCACAGCAATTCACTAATATCACTACAAATCAGtatgtaaaattatatttgaacaagaacttaaattttttaactttaCATACTGATTTGCTATGGATATTGTTCTAAAATTGAgtttcaatgaaaaaatttatgataGAAGTTTATTGATTGAATGACCTTAATCACA
This region includes:
- the LOC125877649 gene encoding heavy metal-associated isoprenylated plant protein 16; translated protein: MKEKIVIDITLSTDNRLSKAMQIAVKCAGVLSVNSDKEKGHLVVIGIGVDFFKLMKCIKKKFNCARIVSVEEVKPEKKPDPKPQPVCYPNPCVQYYPVCRPVYDSPTPNCTTM
- the LOC125875787 gene encoding uncharacterized protein LOC125875787, which gives rise to MAEVEENPKVINEEDEDEEEEKIIQHYSSYHQILLVGDGDFSFSLCLAQVFGSASNIVASSLQSYDDVIKMYKNGKSNLEKLKSLGGTVLHGVDATKIQLHFDLSNRKFDRIIYNFPHAGFHGSEDSTHLIQMHQNLVGRFFESAKKMLRVDGQIHVTHKTCLPYGRWDLVGLGSGNSLMCIECADFKIENYPGYNNKRGAGSKCDEPFHLGECNTFKFIPNPSPKNVPRTKHKKRFLHAPSQNLQNIPNSISPSIYSFQQPLSWIDSRNSPTCVINGMNGFPSYAYQNFQKVPNSISPPIYSYQQQQSWIDSRNSPTCVINGMNGFPSYAYQNFQKVPNSISPPIYSFRPSYVNDMNGFPSHVGLPARHDPISELFRIFKPYFSYIEKTFGRVDTNVEVSVRRALDHGAVIFRDETGRPPGDYLEALEGLHCWSRSRIQKLQQRFIEG